From Fulvivirga lutea:
ATAAGGTAGATTTTCCACATCCAGATGGACCCATGATCGCTACAAACTCCCCTTCTTTTATCTCGATGTTTATACTGTTTAGCGCTGTTGTTTCTACTTCATCAGTAGTGTAAACCTTTTGTAAGTTTTTGATTTTAATCATTTCAGTAATGTTTAGTTCTTGTTTAAGTTTTGACCTTTTTTATTGTAATACGAGTACCTCGTTATCTCCAAAGTTGTCGTACGATGAAGTAATTACTCTCTCTCCCGGATCTAACCCATCTAATACTTCAAAGTGTTCAGTGTTCTTTCTACCCAGTCTTATGTCTCTCTTCTCTGCTTTTGCTCCTGAATCATCAACCACAAACACCCAGTTGCCGCCTGTATCTTTATAGAAACCACCCACTGGCAACAATAGCTCCTCAGAAGATTGCCCTAGCTCTATTCTCAATCTGAGCGATTGACCTCTTCTAATTCCTTCAGGGGCTTCTCCTAAAAATTGCATATCTACCTGAAACCTACCGTTATTGATATTAGGATAAATATAAGTAATCTCTAATTCATAGTCTCCACCAGCAAAACTGGTTGTAGCTTTCAATCCTGTTGATATTCTAGGTAAATACAACTCATCTATCTGAGCGCTTACCTTATAACTGCCTACTTTATCAACCTGCCCTACTCTCTGTCCCGGATTCACCGTTTGCCCTTCATACATCTGAGGGGCAGTTAACAATCCATCTATTGGCGATTTAATTGTTAGGTTATCCAAAATTTGAGCAACACCTGTTAGACTAGTCATCATACGTCTTTCTGACTCGTTTAGTTGTACTAACTGTGTTACCCTGGATAAAGAGTCATTCTTATAACTCTTATAAGTAATTTCCTTTCTCTTAAGATTGTATTCGTAATTAGCTTTAGTTTGCTCGTAATCCTGTTTAGAAATAAGCTCCTTCTCATAAAGTGCCTTTTGTCTTTTATATTGTGGTTCTAATATCTCGAGCTGGTTCTCAATTAAAGCTAGTGTTTGTTGCTGTTGCAAATCATTCTGCTCCAATTGCAAACGGGTTTGCCTTAAACGGTTAATACTCTCATTCAAAGAAGCCTCTTGGCTTAACACGCTTAGTTCTCTATTTAAATTGGAGAGTTCCATTATCACATCCCCCTTTTTCAGCATAGCTCCACTTTCTTTGTAAACCTTTTTAATCTGTCCGCCTTCTATGGCATCAAGGTAAAAAGTGACACTTGGTTCTACCGTTCCGGTTTGAGGTATAAATTCCTGAAATACTCCTCTCTTCACTTCAGCGATCGTAATTTTTTCTTTTTCAACATTTAATTTCGATCTCCTGTCCGCAAACAGTAGTTGGTAAGCAACAAATACTACCAGTAGAGTAGCGCCTCCAATAGTAGAGATTCGCTTAACCGTCCATTTCTTCTTTTTGATTTTCTTATCCATGCAATTTGTAGTCGCGTATTTTATGTGGTTAGTGGAATGCCAACAAGTGTGCCAAATGTAATTTTATCGATAATTGGGCATTTTCGAACATGTCAGAGTCCGATACCGTTCATTGATGAACGAAACTGTCCGTATGCGAAC
This genomic window contains:
- a CDS encoding efflux RND transporter periplasmic adaptor subunit, with the translated sequence MDKKIKKKKWTVKRISTIGGATLLVVFVAYQLLFADRRSKLNVEKEKITIAEVKRGVFQEFIPQTGTVEPSVTFYLDAIEGGQIKKVYKESGAMLKKGDVIMELSNLNRELSVLSQEASLNESINRLRQTRLQLEQNDLQQQQTLALIENQLEILEPQYKRQKALYEKELISKQDYEQTKANYEYNLKRKEITYKSYKNDSLSRVTQLVQLNESERRMMTSLTGVAQILDNLTIKSPIDGLLTAPQMYEGQTVNPGQRVGQVDKVGSYKVSAQIDELYLPRISTGLKATTSFAGGDYELEITYIYPNINNGRFQVDMQFLGEAPEGIRRGQSLRLRIELGQSSEELLLPVGGFYKDTGGNWVFVVDDSGAKAEKRDIRLGRKNTEHFEVLDGLDPGERVITSSYDNFGDNEVLVLQ